One segment of Desulfovibrio sp. X2 DNA contains the following:
- a CDS encoding OsmC family protein produces MESIVDVRFGSGTSVIASVGGFEIVSDQPKKIGGDGNFPSPPNLFVASLATCSAIFASRFCVQHGMDPAAVGVRMVCETNEKDNMITKMTVQLTLPEGFPEKYREAIMRSVSMCHVKKQVQAAPEFAVEIAEG; encoded by the coding sequence ATGGAATCCATCGTCGACGTTCGTTTCGGATCAGGGACCAGCGTGATCGCCAGCGTGGGCGGCTTCGAGATCGTCTCGGACCAGCCCAAGAAGATAGGCGGGGACGGCAACTTCCCCTCGCCCCCGAACCTTTTCGTGGCCTCCCTGGCCACGTGCAGCGCCATCTTCGCCAGCCGCTTCTGCGTGCAGCACGGCATGGACCCCGCGGCCGTGGGCGTGCGCATGGTCTGCGAGACGAACGAGAAGGACAACATGATCACCAAGATGACGGTGCAGCTCACCCTGCCCGAGGGCTTCCCGGAGAAATACCGCGAGGCCATCATGCGCAGCGTGTCCATGTGCCACGTGAAGAAGCAGGTGCAGGCCGCGCCCGAGTTCGCGGTGGAGATCGCCGAGGGCTAG